A single window of Hymenobacter sp. APR13 DNA harbors:
- a CDS encoding dihydrofolate reductase family protein yields MRKLVLYIATSLDGYIASPDGSVEWLPTPPPGEDYGYADFLATADATLLGRATYEQVLMLGEWPYPTLTNYVFSRKPPTESPEPSVQFVSTDPVAFVTQLRQQPGGTIWLIGGSTLASPLLAAGLVDELMLFVVPRLLGAGIPLWRHQDHPQPLQLLHTQTWPDGMALLHYRLNTAE; encoded by the coding sequence ATGCGCAAACTCGTATTATACATTGCTACCAGCCTCGACGGCTACATTGCGTCGCCGGATGGCTCGGTGGAATGGCTGCCTACGCCCCCACCCGGCGAGGACTACGGGTACGCCGATTTTCTGGCCACCGCCGACGCCACGCTGCTGGGCCGCGCCACCTACGAGCAGGTGCTCATGCTGGGCGAATGGCCCTACCCCACCCTCACCAACTACGTATTCAGCCGCAAGCCGCCCACTGAGTCGCCCGAGCCTTCGGTTCAGTTCGTCAGCACCGATCCGGTGGCCTTCGTAACGCAGCTGCGGCAGCAACCGGGTGGCACCATCTGGCTGATTGGCGGCAGCACGCTGGCGTCGCCGTTGTTGGCCGCGGGCCTTGTAGATGAATTGATGCTGTTTGTGGTGCCGCGCCTGCTTGGGGCTGGCATTCCGCTGTGGCGGCATCAGGACCACCCGCAGCCGCTGCAGCTACTGCACACCCAAACCTGGCCCGACGGGATGGCGCTGCTGCATTACCGCCTGAATACTGCCGAGTAA
- a CDS encoding phosphatidylserine decarboxylase family protein, with the protein MKIHKEGRRILFFTLLALLAVNLLLFRVNARNLLFNQIFAGASVVAFLILLQFFRSPARRLFTHEDLIIAPADGKVVVIEDVFEPEYFDDMRKQISIFMSPINVHITRNPISGIVRYFKYHPGNYLVAWHPKSSTKNERTTVVVESEAGPFVLFRQIAGAMARRIVWYVNEGDEVSQGEEFGFIKFGSRVDIFVPIDTEVKVQIGEKVKGGQTIVAQLKTNAPSLF; encoded by the coding sequence ATGAAGATTCATAAAGAAGGGCGACGGATACTGTTCTTTACCCTGCTGGCGCTGCTGGCTGTCAACCTGCTGCTGTTTCGCGTGAATGCGCGCAACCTGCTGTTCAACCAGATTTTTGCTGGTGCCTCGGTGGTGGCGTTTCTGATTCTGCTGCAGTTTTTCCGGAGCCCGGCGCGCCGCCTGTTCACCCACGAAGACCTCATCATCGCGCCCGCCGACGGCAAAGTGGTGGTGATTGAGGACGTGTTCGAGCCGGAGTATTTCGACGACATGCGCAAACAGATCAGCATCTTCATGTCGCCGATCAACGTGCACATCACCCGCAACCCGATTTCGGGTATCGTGCGCTACTTCAAGTACCATCCCGGCAACTACCTAGTGGCCTGGCACCCCAAAAGTAGCACCAAAAACGAGCGTACTACCGTGGTGGTAGAGTCGGAGGCCGGCCCGTTTGTGCTGTTCCGCCAGATTGCGGGCGCCATGGCCCGCCGCATCGTGTGGTATGTGAACGAAGGCGACGAAGTAAGCCAGGGCGAAGAGTTCGGCTTCATCAAGTTCGGCTCCCGCGTAGACATTTTCGTGCCTATCGACACCGAAGTGAAAGTGCAGATTGGCGAGAAAGTGAAAGGCGGCCAGACGATTGTGGCGCAGCTCAAAACCAACGCCCCGTCGCTGTTCTAA
- a CDS encoding Glu/Leu/Phe/Val family dehydrogenase yields the protein MAATTVYKEPAPRVDAENPLESMMSRFNVATEILGLDEETYDVLKAPDKQVIVHIPVTMDNGKVRVFEGYRVVHNTILGPSKGGIRYDKNVHLDEVKALAAWMTWKCAVVDIPYGGAKGGIICDPTSMSAGEIERLTRGYTLALKDVFGPDKDIPAPDMGTGPREMAWLMDEFSKTVGATSPAVVTGKPLVMGGSLGRTEATGRGVMVSALAALKKLNLNPNEVSAAVQGFGNVGSWAAKLLSEQGVKIKCVSDVSGAYWNDNGINIDEAVAYKNAHKGRLDGFTGATLMDNADDLLTSDVDVLVPAAVEDVITEHNAHAIKAKLIVEGANGPTSASADPIINEKGIMVVPDILANSGGVTVSYFEWVQNRQGFKWTEEMVTERADRIMSDAFEKVYATSQKYNIPMRIAAYVVAIDKVAQTYRFRGGF from the coding sequence ATGGCTGCCACCACGGTGTACAAAGAACCGGCCCCTAGAGTAGATGCCGAAAATCCGCTCGAATCCATGATGTCGCGCTTCAACGTGGCCACCGAGATTCTCGGCCTCGATGAAGAAACCTACGACGTACTCAAAGCCCCTGACAAGCAGGTTATCGTGCACATTCCCGTCACGATGGACAACGGCAAAGTGCGCGTGTTTGAAGGCTACCGCGTGGTGCACAACACCATCCTGGGCCCCTCGAAAGGCGGCATCCGCTACGACAAAAACGTGCACCTCGACGAGGTGAAGGCCCTGGCGGCCTGGATGACCTGGAAGTGCGCCGTGGTAGACATTCCGTACGGCGGCGCCAAAGGCGGCATCATCTGTGACCCCACGAGCATGAGCGCCGGCGAAATCGAGCGCCTCACCCGTGGCTACACGCTGGCCCTGAAAGACGTATTCGGTCCCGATAAAGACATTCCGGCCCCCGATATGGGCACCGGCCCGCGCGAAATGGCGTGGCTGATGGACGAGTTCAGCAAGACGGTAGGCGCTACGTCGCCGGCTGTTGTAACGGGCAAGCCGCTGGTAATGGGTGGCTCGCTGGGCCGTACCGAGGCTACCGGCCGCGGCGTGATGGTGTCGGCGCTGGCCGCCCTCAAAAAGCTGAACCTCAACCCCAACGAGGTATCGGCTGCGGTGCAGGGCTTCGGCAACGTGGGCTCCTGGGCTGCCAAGCTCCTGAGCGAGCAGGGCGTGAAAATCAAGTGCGTGTCGGATGTAAGCGGCGCGTACTGGAACGACAACGGCATCAACATCGATGAGGCCGTGGCCTACAAAAACGCCCACAAAGGCCGCCTCGACGGCTTCACCGGCGCCACCCTCATGGACAATGCCGACGACCTGCTGACTTCCGACGTGGACGTGCTGGTACCGGCTGCCGTGGAAGACGTCATCACCGAGCACAACGCCCACGCCATCAAGGCCAAGCTGATTGTGGAAGGCGCCAACGGCCCGACGTCGGCCTCCGCCGACCCCATCATCAACGAGAAAGGCATCATGGTGGTGCCCGACATCCTGGCCAACTCGGGCGGCGTGACGGTTTCCTACTTCGAGTGGGTGCAGAACCGCCAGGGCTTCAAATGGACCGAGGAAATGGTGACCGAGCGCGCCGACCGGATCATGTCCGACGCGTTTGAGAAGGTGTATGCCACCAGCCAGAAATACAACATCCCGATGCGCATCGCGGCCTACGTGGTAGCCATCGACAAAGTGGCCCAGACCTACCGCTTCCGCGGCGGCTTCTAA
- a CDS encoding phosphatidate cytidylyltransferase: protein MSDTVTTAPPNPAAPGKKPMSNLAQRVVFGLIGAAMLLGSIWYSAWTFALFFGAVQMRMLWEFYRMMREAGYKPAALLGGGISIIIFASLFLMSAGATTATGLSQIEPGWHTVIYPSKTMGALLGLPLLLLPTILILREMAAWPRENQNFSPFSNVGVALLGLLYVSLPMSLLNVVAFTETGYDYRRVLALLFLVWSSDTGAYAAGKTFGKHKLAPKISPGKTWEGAIGGFLLTLAMGWALGYLLPELSLTYRLVVATAVAIFGPLGDLAESMLKRSVGVKDSGRIMPGHGGLLDRFDAFLFILPVLALLQLLFH, encoded by the coding sequence TTGTCCGATACCGTTACCACTGCCCCCCCCAACCCCGCCGCGCCCGGCAAAAAGCCTATGTCCAACCTCGCGCAGCGGGTCGTTTTCGGGCTGATTGGGGCCGCTATGCTGTTGGGCAGCATCTGGTACAGTGCCTGGACGTTCGCCCTGTTCTTTGGGGCCGTGCAGATGCGGATGCTGTGGGAGTTCTACCGCATGATGCGCGAAGCCGGCTACAAGCCGGCCGCGCTGCTGGGCGGGGGTATTAGCATCATAATATTCGCGTCGCTCTTCCTGATGAGCGCAGGGGCCACCACAGCTACCGGCCTCAGCCAAATAGAGCCGGGCTGGCACACGGTTATCTATCCTTCAAAAACGATGGGTGCGCTGCTGGGGCTGCCGCTGCTGCTGCTGCCCACCATTCTCATCCTGCGTGAAATGGCCGCCTGGCCGCGCGAGAATCAGAATTTCTCGCCGTTTTCCAACGTGGGCGTGGCGCTGCTCGGCTTGCTCTACGTGAGCTTGCCCATGAGCCTGCTCAACGTGGTGGCCTTCACCGAAACCGGCTACGACTACCGCCGCGTGCTGGCGCTGCTGTTCCTGGTCTGGTCTTCCGATACGGGTGCCTACGCGGCCGGCAAAACCTTCGGCAAGCACAAGCTGGCCCCTAAAATCTCGCCCGGCAAAACCTGGGAAGGCGCCATCGGGGGCTTTCTGCTGACGCTGGCCATGGGCTGGGCGCTGGGCTATCTGCTGCCCGAACTTTCGCTGACCTACCGCCTCGTGGTAGCCACGGCCGTCGCCATCTTCGGCCCCCTCGGCGACCTGGCCGAATCCATGCTCAAGCGTAGCGTGGGCGTGAAGGACTCCGGCCGCATCATGCCCGGCCACGGCGGCCTGCTCGACCGGTTTGATGCCTTCTTGTTTATTCTGCCGGTGCTGGCGCTGCTGCAGCTGCTCTTTCATTGA
- a CDS encoding CPBP family intramembrane glutamic endopeptidase: MKGFVSSRLHPAANLLLLVGLMLLAFCIGSFLVMVGNYLLFGVGLREIGDVTKEPSGHPQGWGVSMLSQGVLLLVGFGGAALALPRLTGYSLADYFTPRRPVPLEWLLAAAGLIILSVPFMSGLIEWNAGAHFPGFLQGWEAEAREMEDRAQDLTRYLTQFSTATRFVVGLIVIGVVPAISEELVFRGVVQRNLVQWTNSRHVGIWLAAAVFSAIHFQFFGFVPRFVLGLVLGYLYEWSGNILVPMAAHFTQNAFQIILLYAQQRGALAGAGFDPDSTEALPWWWQVLSLLLSGAVLWLLYKRTRELRPDPLPTQMHTLGSGGTAIARPTTPLPAARTISHDGVDTTR; this comes from the coding sequence ATGAAAGGTTTCGTGTCCAGCCGCTTGCACCCAGCGGCCAATCTGCTGTTGCTGGTGGGGCTGATGCTGCTGGCGTTCTGTATTGGCAGCTTTCTGGTGATGGTAGGCAACTACCTGCTGTTTGGGGTGGGGCTGCGCGAGATTGGCGACGTCACGAAGGAGCCCTCGGGCCACCCGCAGGGCTGGGGCGTGTCGATGCTCAGCCAAGGCGTGCTGCTGTTGGTGGGGTTTGGCGGGGCCGCGCTGGCTTTGCCGCGCCTCACCGGCTACTCGCTTGCCGACTATTTCACGCCGCGCCGGCCGGTGCCGCTGGAGTGGCTGCTGGCTGCTGCCGGCCTCATCATCCTGAGCGTGCCCTTTATGTCGGGGCTGATTGAGTGGAACGCCGGCGCGCACTTTCCGGGCTTTCTGCAAGGCTGGGAAGCTGAGGCCCGCGAGATGGAAGACCGCGCCCAGGACCTGACGCGCTACCTCACGCAGTTCAGCACCGCCACCCGGTTTGTGGTGGGGCTGATAGTGATTGGCGTGGTGCCGGCCATCAGCGAGGAGCTGGTGTTCCGGGGCGTGGTGCAGCGCAACCTGGTGCAGTGGACCAACTCAAGGCACGTGGGCATCTGGCTGGCGGCGGCCGTATTCAGCGCCATTCACTTTCAGTTTTTCGGCTTCGTGCCGCGCTTTGTGCTGGGGCTGGTGCTGGGCTACTTATATGAGTGGAGCGGCAACATCCTGGTGCCCATGGCGGCTCACTTCACCCAGAATGCCTTCCAGATCATCCTGCTCTACGCCCAGCAGCGGGGCGCGCTGGCCGGCGCCGGCTTCGACCCCGATTCGACGGAGGCGCTGCCGTGGTGGTGGCAGGTGCTGTCGTTGCTGCTGAGCGGGGCCGTGCTGTGGCTGCTCTACAAGCGCACCCGCGAGTTGCGCCCCGACCCCTTGCCCACCCAGATGCACACGCTCGGCAGTGGCGGCACGGCTATTGCCCGGCCCACAACGCCGCTGCCCGCCGCCCGTACCATCAGCCACGACGGCGTGGATACCACCCGGTAG
- the dusB gene encoding tRNA dihydrouridine synthase DusB — protein MVYIRDIALPDFPLLLAPMEDVSDPPFRAVCKANGADLMYTEFISSEGLIRDAAKSRKKLDVFDYERPIGIQLFGSDVETMGECARISTLAGPDLIDINYGCPVKQVACRGAGAALLRDVPKMVEMTSAVVRNTHLPVTVKTRLGWDENTKNVEDVAERLQDIGIAALTVHGRTRVQMYKGDADWRLIAAIKNNPRINIPIFGNGDIDSPQKAVEYKNRYGVDGVMIGRASIGYPWIFREVKHFVATGELLAPPTVEERVNMCRMHFEKSIEWKGQRVGIFEMRRHYAQYFRGLEGAKQWRMRLVETDSIEEVHAILNEIIAAEPVLVG, from the coding sequence GTGGTCTACATCCGCGACATTGCTTTGCCCGATTTCCCGTTGCTGCTCGCGCCCATGGAGGACGTGTCGGACCCGCCTTTCCGGGCGGTCTGCAAGGCCAACGGGGCCGATTTGATGTACACCGAGTTCATCTCCTCGGAAGGCCTCATCCGCGACGCCGCCAAAAGCCGCAAGAAACTCGACGTGTTCGACTACGAGCGGCCCATCGGCATTCAGCTCTTCGGCTCCGACGTGGAGACGATGGGCGAGTGCGCCCGCATCAGCACGCTGGCCGGCCCCGACCTCATCGACATCAACTACGGCTGCCCCGTGAAGCAGGTGGCCTGCCGCGGTGCCGGCGCCGCCCTGCTCCGCGACGTGCCCAAGATGGTGGAAATGACCAGCGCCGTGGTGCGCAACACCCACCTGCCCGTAACCGTGAAAACCCGCCTCGGCTGGGATGAAAACACCAAAAACGTGGAGGACGTGGCCGAGCGCCTGCAGGACATTGGTATTGCGGCCCTCACCGTGCACGGCCGCACCCGCGTGCAGATGTACAAAGGCGACGCCGACTGGCGCCTGATTGCGGCCATCAAGAACAACCCGCGCATCAACATCCCCATCTTCGGCAACGGCGACATCGACTCGCCGCAGAAAGCCGTGGAGTACAAAAACCGCTACGGCGTGGATGGCGTGATGATCGGGCGCGCCAGCATCGGCTACCCCTGGATTTTCCGGGAGGTGAAGCACTTTGTGGCCACCGGCGAGCTGCTGGCCCCGCCCACCGTGGAGGAGCGCGTGAACATGTGCCGCATGCACTTCGAGAAAAGCATCGAGTGGAAAGGCCAGCGCGTGGGCATCTTCGAGATGCGCCGCCACTACGCCCAGTATTTCCGCGGCCTCGAAGGCGCCAAGCAGTGGCGCATGCGCCTCGTCGAAACCGACTCCATCGAGGAAGTACACGCCATCCTCAACGAAATCATTGCCGCCGAGCCGGTTTTGGTGGGGTAG